In Pseudobdellovibrio exovorus JSS, the genomic stretch GTAACTGATTACGGTGCTTTCATTGATTTAGGTGGTTTGGATGGATTGTTACACATCACAGACATGAGCTGGGGACGTGTAAAACACCCTTCTGAGTTGATCAACGTGGGTGACGAAATCCAAGTTAAAATCTTGAAATACGACACTGAAAAAGAGCGCGTATCTTTAGGTTTAAAACAATTAACTGAAGATCCTTGGGCAAATATCAAAGGCACATACCAAATCGGTGCTCGCGTTAAAGGTAAAGTCGTATCAGTTGCTGAATACGGTGCTTTCGTTGAGTTAGGTGATGGAGTTGAAGGTTTGATCCACGTTTCTGAAATGTCTTGGACTAAACGTGTAAAACACGCAAACCAAGTAGTTCAAGTAGATCAAGAAGTTGAAGTTCAAGTTCTTGAAATCGACACTGAAAATCGTCGTATCAGCTTGGGCATGAAACAACTTCAAGCTAATCCTTGGATCGAGTTGAAAGAAACTTACCCTCCAGGAACTATCATTGAAGGTGAAGTAAAATCAGTAACTGATTTCGGTATCTTCGTTGGTATCGAAGACGGTATCGATGGTTTAGTTCACATCTCTGACTTCTCTTGGACTAAACGTGTAAATCACCCTTCTGAAATGTTCGCTAAAGGACAAAAAATCAGAGCGGTTGTTTTAGGTGTAGATTCTGAGAACGAAAGATTCTCTTTAGGTGTTAAACAACTTGAAGGTGATCCTTGGTCACAAATCGAAACTAAATACGGTATCGGGACACAACACGATGTTAAAGTAACTAAAACAACTGACTTCGGTGCATTTGTTGAACTTGCTGCTGATATCGAAGGTTTGATCCACATTTCTGAGTTAACAACTGATAAAATTCAAACAGTTGAAGACTTCGTAAAAGTTGGTGAAACTTTGAAAGCTGAAGTGATTACAATCGATAAAGATGCTCGTAAAATCGGGTTGTCTTCTAAGCTTGTAAAACTGCGTGAAGCTAAAGCAGATGTTGATGACTACGTTAAAAAAGCGACTTCAACTTCTAAAACAAGCTTCGGCGACATGTTCGGCGATCAGTTGAAAAACTTAAAAACAGATAAAAACTAGTTTTAAAGGTGCGGGTTTTATACGCACCTAGACAAACAGAATTGAAAAGGGTGCCCACGGGTGCCCTTTTTTTATTTTTACCCCTATAATAGATCGTCAGATTAATAAAAAAGGATTTTTATGAAGAAGTGGTCATTCCGTAGAAAATTTGTCATCGGTCTTATTCTGATTCTTTTGGGTATTTACATCTATCGTACCTCAACAGGTTACTGGGGTGATAACGAAAGTCGACTTTCTAAAAATGCAATTCTGCACTTAGAAGTGAATGGCGTTATTCTTAATGGCAAAAAGCTATTAACCACTCTTAAAAAATACAAAACAGATTCCGCTATCAAAGCCATTGTTGTGGATATCAATTCTCCAGGAGGAGCGGTTGGTCCTTCGCAAGAAATTTATTACGAGTTAATGCGAGTTAAGCAAGAGACTAAAAAACCAATCGTTTGTGTCAGCACCAACTTGATTGCAAGCGGTGGTTACTATGTGGCTTTGGCCTGCGACAAAATCGTAGTAGCTCCGGGGACTATGTTAGGTTCTATCGGTGTTATTATGGAGTTTGCTAACTTAGAAAAACTATATGATTGGGCTAAAATTCAACGTTATTCAATATCTTCAGGTCGATTTAAAGACTCAGGATCTGAGTACAGACCTATGCGTGAAGATGAGCGTTTATTATTCCAAGGGATGATTGATGAAGTATATGAACAGTTTCGCAATGCTGTGATTGAAGCTCGTCAGTTACCTCACGAAACTGTAGCTATGTATGCTGATGGACGTGTGATGACAGGAGCTAAAGCTGTCGAGCTGAAATTTGCAGATTCTATCGGGACATTTGAAGATGCGGTGAAACTAGCAGCTACAGAAGCTGGTTTAGGGGATGATTACAAAGTCTTTAAACCGAAAAAAGAGCGCACAGGCTTTATGGATATTTTCAGTCTAAATGATGATGTGGACGATCTGAACACGCTGACTGATGTTCAAGAGTTAATGAGTGGTAAAGCTGCGATTTCTAGCGGGGCCGCAAAAGAAGTTATCAGAACAGTTTTGAAAACGCGTTACTTAAATCAACCTCTTTATTTGATGCCTGGTTATTGGGAGTAGTTGTTTGGCAAAGAAAAAAAGTCCAACAACTAAGAAAACGAAAAGCAAAAAGTCTTCATCTAAAAAAGCGAAGACTGATGGCTGGCCCAATCAACGCAACATCTTCTTTCGCCCTGAAAGACTAAAGTATGTTCGTAAGA encodes the following:
- the sppA gene encoding signal peptide peptidase SppA: MKKWSFRRKFVIGLILILLGIYIYRTSTGYWGDNESRLSKNAILHLEVNGVILNGKKLLTTLKKYKTDSAIKAIVVDINSPGGAVGPSQEIYYELMRVKQETKKPIVCVSTNLIASGGYYVALACDKIVVAPGTMLGSIGVIMEFANLEKLYDWAKIQRYSISSGRFKDSGSEYRPMREDERLLFQGMIDEVYEQFRNAVIEARQLPHETVAMYADGRVMTGAKAVELKFADSIGTFEDAVKLAATEAGLGDDYKVFKPKKERTGFMDIFSLNDDVDDLNTLTDVQELMSGKAAISSGAAKEVIRTVLKTRYLNQPLYLMPGYWE
- a CDS encoding 30S ribosomal protein S1, which codes for MNKTLNKSEKEKQSVLAMLDAEDAKIPANPGLNTQAAGGEFEKLFSASTKEQDFRVGDVVTGTVVEVQSDYVLVDINYKSEGLIPINEFRMVDGVRQVKAGDQVEVLIDRIENDNGMISLSKDKADMLRAWTDISKAAENEEIIEGVVVAKVKGGLSVDIGVKAFLPGSQIDLRPVRNMDVYLGKKYKFKVIKFNKKRGNIVLSRRAILEEERDSLKAQTADTMKEGATVVGLVKNVTDYGAFIDLGGLDGLLHITDMSWGRVKHPSELINVGDEIQVKILKYDTEKERVSLGLKQLTEDPWANIKGTYQIGARVKGKVVSVAEYGAFVELGDGVEGLIHVSEMSWTKRVKHANQVVQVDQEVEVQVLEIDTENRRISLGMKQLQANPWIELKETYPPGTIIEGEVKSVTDFGIFVGIEDGIDGLVHISDFSWTKRVNHPSEMFAKGQKIRAVVLGVDSENERFSLGVKQLEGDPWSQIETKYGIGTQHDVKVTKTTDFGAFVELAADIEGLIHISELTTDKIQTVEDFVKVGETLKAEVITIDKDARKIGLSSKLVKLREAKADVDDYVKKATSTSKTSFGDMFGDQLKNLKTDKN